Proteins encoded together in one Lathyrus oleraceus cultivar Zhongwan6 chromosome 5, CAAS_Psat_ZW6_1.0, whole genome shotgun sequence window:
- the LOC127081178 gene encoding uncharacterized protein LOC127081178: MVEDYQTTNNVVESNLTNMLLKDLNELLNLHGKKIDDYDLPSLPPNTIDRGAVPSIIQEELAIDIPNEDIESITKLNNDQMIAFNTIMNVIVKKHSGVFFVDGPGGTGKTFLYRTLMASLRSRGEIVLATASSGIAATLLPGGRTAHSRFKIPIDIQPSSICGIEKQKDLANLIRVASAIIWDEAPMTNKNCLEALDRSLQDICSNNAPFGGKVLIMGGGGDFCQVLPVVRKGTKAQMISACIVQSHL; encoded by the coding sequence ATGGTAGAGGATTATCAAACAACTAACAATGTTGTGGAATCAAACTTAACTAATATGTTGTTGAAGGACTTGAATGAACTCCTAAACCTGCACGGTAAAAAGATTGATGATTATGATCTCCCATCTTTACCCCCTAATACAATAGACAGAGGTGCAGTTCCAAGTATCATACAAGAGGAGTTAGCGATCGATATCCCCAATGAAGATATTGAATCTATTACTAAGTTAAATAATGATCAAATGATTGCATTCAACACCATTATGAATGTAATTGTTAAAAAACACAGTGGGGTATTTTTTGTTGATGGTCCAGGAGGAACAGGTAAAACATTCCTTTATAGAACATTAATGGCAAGTTTAAGAAGTAGAGGAGAAATTGTCTTAGCAACTGCATCATCTGGTATAGCTGCAACATTGTTACCCGGTGGTAGGACTGCACACTCTCGATTTAAGATACCTATTGATATTCAACCGAGTTCCATTTGTGGTATTGAAAAGCAAAAGGATCTTGCAAATCTCATTAGAGTTGCTTCCGCAATAATTTGGGATGAAGCACCAATGACAAACAAAAACTGTTTGGAAGCCTTAGATCGATCATTACAAGACATTTGTAGCAACAATGCTCCATTTGGTGGAAAAGTTCTGAtcatggggggggggggggattttTGTCAAGTTCTTCCTGTTGTAAGAAAAGGTACTAAGGCACAAATGATTTCAGCGTGTATTGTTCAGTCTCATTTATAG